The following are encoded in a window of Polynucleobacter sp. AP-Kolm-20A-A1 genomic DNA:
- a CDS encoding DUF2946 domain-containing protein yields MNFHKNRLIHWIAAFAIAMSALAPAVSQAVSLAKHGQGFAMEICSADGNKMQIQVQGEDQEVAEQAQPCPYCVAQNTITPAFNTNLTFQAPQTLALLPQLFYQSPKPLAVWVTPPSAAPPVNA; encoded by the coding sequence ATGAATTTCCATAAAAACCGCCTCATTCACTGGATTGCTGCTTTCGCAATCGCAATGAGTGCACTGGCGCCAGCTGTTTCTCAAGCGGTATCGCTTGCGAAACATGGTCAAGGTTTTGCAATGGAGATTTGCTCGGCTGATGGCAACAAGATGCAGATTCAAGTACAGGGTGAGGATCAAGAAGTGGCAGAACAAGCTCAGCCTTGTCCTTATTGCGTAGCTCAAAATACCATCACACCAGCATTCAATACCAACCTTACATTTCAAGCGCCGCAAACTTTAGCTTTGCTGCCACAGCTTTTCTATCAATCACCTAAGCCACTTGCAGTTTGGGTAACTCCTCCCTCAGCAGCTCCACCAGTAAATGCCTAA